The following is a genomic window from Bacteroidales bacterium.
TTTGTCGTTATGTAAATCAGTAAAATGAAGAGATATTGCTCTGCTGTTCATTTGATTCAGGATCTCATAAAATTCACTTGTTAGTTTTAAGCCTTTACCCGTTGAAGTGCTTCTTCCGGAAGCCTTTTCACGCCCAATACCATTATCCTCAACTGAAAGTTTAAGATAATCATTTTCCCGCAAGACTGTTATTTTCAGAATTCCTCCTTCTGAACATGGCATTAAACCATGTTTTATAGCATTTTCAGCGAATGTCTGAAGAACAAGTTTCGGAACCTGCTCTTTTTGGGTAACTCCTTCCTTTATGTCGATATAATAATTGAATTTTTCACCGAATCTTAATTTCTCGAGTTCAAGATAGGTATTAACAAATTCTATTTCTTCGCCCAGACTTCTGTATAATCTCTCAGCATCATTAAGCATCACCCTGAGTAATTGTGTGAACTTATTCATATAATCATAAGCTGCCTGCCGGTCTTCAAGATAAATCAGTGAAGCTATTGAGTTAAGAGTATTAAAAGTAAAATGAGGATCGAGTTGTGATTTTATCCCCTGAAGCTGTAATGATGCAAGCCTTTGCTTAAGACTCTCCTTTTCGACGACCTGAAATGTATTAAACCGCTTTATCAGAAGAATGAAAAGATAGAAAAGGAAGTAGATGCCAGGAAAAGAAAGATACATCAAATAATAATCCCTGTTTTTCTCAAGACTAATAAATAAACCGGAGCTAGCTGCCTCGAGGTATGTTTTAAC
Proteins encoded in this region:
- a CDS encoding histidine kinase — translated: MRDVDGDKRPEIFGLSSASGNYRRNVQYTDSSAWFMVFNDHLDFKFKPVEFSGFANSVETKSYKSFNNYGFILSLWAGGTDTTVMDSHILIYDTEGNLLRSRLTSEYGFKSVIRPVVIENANSDRIYLLGDKILEISDNLHVINKTDLPFDSRYFSYLYDLNYDGVVEIILHFYDEDRIIIYNTALQEIINTEINISSERWTFCKYTSSDNRVKTYLEAASSGLFISLEKNRDYYLMYLSFPGIYFLFYLFILLIKRFNTFQVVEKESLKQRLASLQLQGIKSQLDPHFTFNTLNSIASLIYLEDRQAAYDYMNKFTQLLRVMLNDAERLYRSLGEEIEFVNTYLELEKLRFGEKFNYYIDIKEGVTQKEQVPKLVLQTFAENAIKHGLMPCSEGGILKITVLRENDYLKLSVEDNGIGREKASGRSTSTGKGLKLTSEFYEILNQMNSRAISLHFTDLHNDKGETAGTRVDVMVPVDPLIKK